One Euphorbia lathyris chromosome 1, ddEupLath1.1, whole genome shotgun sequence DNA segment encodes these proteins:
- the LOC136227176 gene encoding protein ORANGE, chloroplastic-like → MCSLGRVLAVPYPVKPLCLCGSFNSQRFRGRFADSNRHLNSKWRSMASELDSSSFAPSADANSTDKSNAGFCIIEGPETVQDFDKMELQEIQDNIRSRRNKIFLHMEEVRRLRIQQRIKSVELGISKDEQENELPNFPSFIPFLPPLTAANLRQYYATCFSLIAGIIIFGGLLAPALELKLGIGGTSYEDFIRNVHLPMQLSQVDPIVASFSGGAVGVISALMVVEINNVKQQEHKRCKYCLGTGYLACARCSSSGALVLIEPVSTVSGVDQPLSAPKTERCSNCSGSGKVMCPTCLCTGMAMASEHDPRIDPFD, encoded by the exons ATGTGCAGTTTAGGCCGAGTTTTGGCGGTTCCTTACCCTGTAAAACCGCTATGCTTGTGCGGTTCTTTTAATTCACAACGATTCAGAGGTAGATTTGCAGATTCTAACCGCCACTTGAACTCGAAATGGCGATCTATGGCGTCAGAGCTGGACTCTTCTTCTTTCGCGCCTTCTGCTGACGCTAATTCTACAGACAAAAGCAACGCCGG TTTTTGCATCATAGAAGGTCCCGAAACAGTTCAGGACTTCGACAAAATGGAACTGCAAGAAATTCAAGATAATATTAGAAGTCGGCGGAACAAAATTTTCTTGCATATGGAGGAG GTACGTAGATTGAGAATACAGCAGAGAATCAAGAGTGTTGAACTTGGGATTTCAAAGGATGAACAAGAGAACGAGCTTCCTAATTTTCCATCGTTCATCCCCTTCTTGCCTCCTTTG ACTGCAGCAAATCTTAGGCAGTATTACGCAACCTGTTTTTCTCTTATTGCTGGGATTATCATTTTTGGTGGCCTTTTGGCTCCCGCT TTGGAGCTTAAGCTAGGAATAGGGGGAACATCATATGAAGACTTTATCCGTAATGTACATCTTCCCATGCAATTAAG CCAGGTTGATCCTATTGTGGCCTCCTTCTCTGGAGGAGCTGTTGGGGTGATTTCAGCCTTGATGGTAGTTGAGATAAACAATGTAAAACAACAAGAACATAAAAGATGCAAATATTGTCTTGGAACTG GGTATCTTGCTTGTGCTCGTTGCTCAAGCAGTGGAGCACTTGTTCTTATTGAACCAGTTTCAACAGTCAGTGGTGTGGATCAGCCATTATCGGCACCCAAAACAGAAAGATGTTCAAATTGTTCGGGTTCTGGAAAG GTGATGTGTCCCACATGCCTTTGTACTGGAATGGCTATGGCAAGTGAACATGATCCACGAATCGACCCCTTTGACTAG